The sequence below is a genomic window from Cetobacterium somerae ATCC BAA-474.
GTTTGTTGTTTAATTAAATAATAAAACACACTCTTTTCTAAATTAGTTAGATTTTCTTCTAAATATTTTTCTAATAGTTCAATTAGTTCTTTACTTAAAAGTATCTCTTCTGGAGTATGAAACATTAAAGAAGGACGTTTATAATGTATTTTTTCTTCCTTCTCACAATAACTTCCATCGTATACAGCTTCATTTAAATTTCTATATTTCTCTGTATTTGATCTTTTTATTGCAGTAATCATTTGTCTTCTTATACATAAGTTAGCAAATGTACTAAAAGAGCTTTCCTTACTTTCATCATACCCTTGAATAGCTTTGATTAATCCAATATACCCCTCTTGTAATAAATCACTAAATTCTCCATCTTTCAAAAAAAAAGTTCTGCTATTTATATAAATAATTTTTTCATGTTGTTTAATAATTTCTTCTATCGCTTCTTCATCACCATTTTGTGCTTGAATCAAAATATCTTTTTCAATCATAGCTCTTATCCTTTTGATTTTCAAAATTTGGTATTCTATAAACAATAAAAAGTTTAATTTTATGTATATCTTTTTAGATATTCATATACTTTCTTCTTTATTCTTTGAATTATATTATCTATTCTTTTTGGTGTTTCATTTAATAATTCCGCAATTTCAATATATGTTCTTTGTTTAAGCAAATAATAAAACACACTTTTTTCTAATTTACTTAAGTTATTATTTAAATATTCTTTTAATAACTCAACTAACTCTTTGCTCAAAAGTATTTCTTCTGGATTATAAAAAGAAAGAGATGGTTTTTTATAATTTATATTTTCTTCTTTTTTATAGTAACTTTCCCCTTGCATGGCTTCATTAAGATTTCTATATTTTTCTGTATTAGACTTTTTTATAGCTATAATCATTTGTCTTTTTATACAAACGTTTGCAAAAGTATAAAAATAAACATCCTTTTTCTCATCATAATTATTAATTGCACTAATTAGTCCTATATATCCCTCTTGCATTAAATCATTAACATCTCCATCCTTTAAAAAAAAATACTTCATATTTTGATATACAACATTTTGATATTTTTTAATAATATATTCTAATGCTTCCTCATCACCATTCTGTGCCTGAATTAATATCTCTTTTTCAATCATAGTTATATTCCTTCTAGT
It includes:
- a CDS encoding sigma-70 family RNA polymerase sigma factor, with protein sequence MIEKEILIQAQNGDEEALEYIIKKYQNVVYQNMKYFFLKDGDVNDLMQEGYIGLISAINNYDEKKDVYFYTFANVCIKRQMIIAIKKSNTEKYRNLNEAMQGESYYKKEENINYKKPSLSFYNPEEILLSKELVELLKEYLNNNLSKLEKSVFYYLLKQRTYIEIAELLNETPKRIDNIIQRIKKKVYEYLKRYT
- a CDS encoding sigma-70 family RNA polymerase sigma factor — encoded protein: MIEKDILIQAQNGDEEAIEEIIKQHEKIIYINSRTFFLKDGEFSDLLQEGYIGLIKAIQGYDESKESSFSTFANLCIRRQMITAIKRSNTEKYRNLNEAVYDGSYCEKEEKIHYKRPSLMFHTPEEILLSKELIELLEKYLEENLTNLEKSVFYYLIKQQTYVEIANILNETPKKIDNTIQRIKKKIREYLEIY